The region gTGAAAGTGGGAaaagtgacatcatcagcccacctaatgaatattcatgacgatgtgcatataactgttcaataacttcattattatctgattttgatgaaattttcagcattttgctctgtgaattttactctatttatttactgGTAGATACAAATGTTtacagcccggaccatccctttaaagggaAATTAGCCCCCGGAATGCCCATACAAACCCTGGACAACCAAAAGCTCCTTGGAAATACCAATAAGTAACTATGTAAGGtgtaaaagaataataaaatttgaGTGGTAAGTTCAAAAAGTAGCCTCAGAACTTTTTTCTCCTGAGGCTTCATACAAgtttggtatacatgtatgtactgtacaattttgtttttacaaatTTATCTTGTCAATAAAACCAAAAAACACTTTTCCTTTGTTTCTCTGAAAAATAAATCTGTATGATTTTCATTTCCAATGAAAAATTGATACTTTTTGCCTTTTCTTTTGTATGTatcaaatcacatttttattcaatttctgttagATTGTGAAACATAGGATTTTAGTCTGACtcttattgattaattttgttACAAGGGCATGGCATCATCAGCTCACTTTTTTACTACAATAACTACATCATTATTCATCAGTGTTTTCTACGGTTTTGGTTGTTAAACTTCACTCCATAGATTTACTCAAAACACATTCATTCCAGCCTAGATTTCCCTTTAAAATCCTTCTCTATTTATCTGCTACAGTACTTAACATATGTACAATGATGTACCTCACGCAATTGCTTAGTTGAGTTATAATTAGGATTCATGTCAAAGAAGTTCCCAAATGGTGATCATGATGTTTATTTGTATCGAAGTGCCATTGATCTTGTCACAAGTCAAGGACTCTCTATGTTGTTTGTTAGATCAATGCAAGGCAACATATTTTAGTGGTACTGATTGCTTCCTTGACCTCTTCCTGCCACTTAAGTCAGTATTCCAAGAGTCTGGAGAAGAATTTACCTTCTTTAGATGGTCTGAAGGACTTATGAGAGTTCTCTTGTAATCTCTATCAACAGTCTTTGCCAGCCTTGGTACTGTCTTCAGACATAGTGGTTGATCTTGTTCTGGGATCTGTTGAGTGTTTGGACCATGGGGTGATGAGAGTGACAGAAGGTTGTTATTCTTTGGCACAAGCAGATCACCTAGGAACCGAGTTTCCCTTGCAACAGGACTCTTCTGTTTGACATCTTTCAATTTGGCTTCCATTCTGCCATGAAATTGTTGATTACCATGTCCATTCAAATTGTCCCAAGTGTGCAGGCCTATAGTGGGTGCTGCTGTGTTTTTGTCTGGAATGCGATTACCTTTCTTGGCAGAAATGAGTCCTGTGACGCTTATCTTCATCTGAGGCCGGCTGGACTTGGAGTGGGAATGTTCTCTGCCTTTGTTGGTCATCTGTGGAACAACCCTTGGGTTTATACTGGCTGCATCAACTACAGGACCAGTTCCCGAGGCAGCTTCCATTTCTTTGGCAGCCCTGAGCCTAGCCCTTCGTCTACGCTGTCTCTGTCTATCTGCTGCCCTCTTTGCTTCCAATTGGGTGTTGGATGCCTCTTCCTTGAATTTTgccctttcttttctcttctgttCCCGCTGTCTTTGCTTGATGTTCTCATGTTGGTTGGAGTCTGACACCACACGCAATCTCCATTCATGCCAACGTTGATAAGCAGACTTAGCAGACATTTCTCTTGCGATGAACCTGTAACATGTAGACATGAGATAtggcaaaattaaaaataaatcctcACATCATAAGGAAGTCCGTTCCTGTATCATCTTGATACTAATTTTTCCTTGACATAAAGCTGGTTTCAAATTTGATAACAGCAGCTAAATAGTAAAGCAATCGAGGGTTTGGTTAAAACGTTTACCCCTTTCATAACCCCAATTATGCggatattatccgcataatttggtcgtaaaatcgagAAGGaacagagttatccgcattattttgatgctgcaattatccccataatagcagcatcgggaccagattttgactttatgaacgcatttcgaaagtaatgcggataattgccatggtacAGTCATagggtcacccttttccaacacaaccccattggagggggcgtgtgcagttgccatgataATTATAcgcctttttcaggtcgggcgTTCGTAAAAAaaagtgcggattattttcggagtttgtgaatgcaatttttattgaattatctgcaTAACCCTCAGGCGGATAATTTGAGGatggtttatgaaaggggtatttgATTTTGTCAAATCCCCACATTGTAagagtttatttttcttgtaattaAATGATTGGTCATAAACACTGTTAGAAATGTCTGACCCTTTTGTTTGATAATAGAGGGACTGCAAAACTTTTCAGGACTGCTGACATTGGATAAatcaagaataaataaataaatatataaataaaagaataaataaataaaaataaatatgattttttgtaTGCAACTCATGTAATGGCTGCCTAATTTTTTGCATTAATATTTTAAAGGCAAattagacaaacaaaacactgataatttcattataattggatgtaaaatgagaaaattatttcatttttatgtttcccttAATTCTATCCTTATTGTcatgtttaaaaacaaagatttattcctccctgaacatgtagaattaccattgtttgggaattttatggatcagtttagttggtccttattgtcaaatctgtaaaaattgtatATATTCAAAGAATAAACAAAAGGAATGAGGGACATTGACCTGTCATttgcatgttactgagttgtgcatacatgtacaactgcttttaaaaaaaaattaaaatactgGGTAATTAAGCaaaaccttttttattttacctcttGACTTTTAATGCTATTTTAAGTGCATGTTTGGATCCAGACTTCCTTGTGTAATTTTCTTTCCCAAAATGTAAACTATCTTTATACTTGGTGACTATTCAAGCTCAAAAGGAGATGTAAGAGCAAAAATCACCATTTTGCTCcccaaatatataaataaataaaactaaaaGTAGTAAAATTATAAAAGTACTAAAATTAAAGTCATATTCCTTGTTTGATGATTATACACTGTAGTCATGATGTGAATACATAATTCAGGCTTATAATCTTTGgacagtaaaaataaaatcacactTTGAGATGtattaaatttgattattttaaaagcTTCAGAAGAAAAAAGTAACAGTGATAATAAAGACATAAAACtagagagagaaagattgaaagaaataagGAGTGAGATGATTTAATATGTTTGCGtctgtgtgggtgtgtgtgtgtgttagagagagagagggagggggaatCGGAATGGAAAGGGAGAAGAATACatgctgtaaaaaaaagaaaaagaaaaaatatataggcctacattgtatgtacatgtatatctttcaaAAGCACTCACGAATGTTAGGTCACTCACATACACTGGCATACACCAATCTGTACAGTATGTATGATACACACATTATTAgtattgttgaaaatgaaattgacaccAATATTCACAATTCTATAAATAGCTGTAGCCACATGTACCTTTGGTATATCCTGATAGATGATCTCTCTAGCTTTGACTTCCAGTACAACAGGCAAAATATAGAAAGTATTGGACTCGTTCACAAGGCTgttagtgttatgcttggtgCAGTTTGGAGTAGGAGAAAAAGCGTTCTGTTTGAAAAACTGGATCAGTGCTTTCTGTGAATGTGGGTGAGTTTTCTTTGTGTTGGAGATGCGACATGCACTTGTGTTGTTTGTCTGGTGGACAAAGGTCTAGGGGATGGGGGTTTGCATTGCTGGTCATGTTGCTGGTCTTTGATTGGCTGCATGTGTGTGTGGGAAGCTTGACAATGGCACAGCTGCAGGGAAAGCagatagagagggagggggagaaggaCAATGAAaaggggagaggggaggggggctttTGAGTGAGCcaatgagagaaagagagagtgtatgagagggagggagagagaagggaagagggggggggggggggggagaaggtcTGGGCTTTGGGTTGGTTCCTTTTGTACAGTATCTTTTAGCATTGGAGcatgatgaagatatgattgGAGTGACCTCTTTTATGGGCCGGGCATTGAACTGTTACAGCTAGTAGTGAATGGAAATGATGCTTTCTTTGTGAAAGGATCAGCTTCTTGAGTACACGTGTCTATTGCCTGGTTATGGTCAATGCTAAATGcactgtagtacatgtacacgCCAACATTAGGCCTGTTTACAAATTATGTGCTCTAGCTTTTCTACTGTTCTACCAAACTGATACATTTAATacacatttgaatatttgatacaATGATGCACCACTCCGCATGAGTAcactacatgtacttacaaACCAGATATGTgtaagacctacatgtacatgattcaATATGGATGCCGATTAATGGCTTGCAATTTGTGTTGAAATTAAAAGGACATGGAAGTACTGGAGAAAACCAATGTGCATATTTCCTTGTTTGATCATTTCTGGTTTCATATGGATTTCCCTGTATGCATACATATGTTTGCAATCCTTAATTTAACTTTCaaattcatgataaaacaaTGTATTTGAAAGATCATTAAATCTCCTGTTAATTAGAATTGTTTAAGTCCCTCTTGAAAACTCACCTCTTTTAATTTTGGTTATCCTATCTTCCCTGCCTTACTGATTGGCATGTAATTATACCCCTCGGTTAAATTGTATCACAAGTCATattgtatttaatatttcagtagtttatgattttaattgatTCAGATGTCGATCTTTTGTATTTAAGTTCTATCTGTTTAGATTATTTCTATATTGTATTTCTAATTAATTGTAGTAATGATATTGTtactttcattatatttgttgTATACTATATAATCCTAATTAATTGTCTTATACTATTCGTACTcttatcatttctttcttttcttagcGCTTTGAAACATTAtgtataaagcgctttataaatgttgtgtattattattattattaattttggtACAAAAATCACCTAAACTATAAAGGCCACTTTGTAAAATGTaatttaaaatcaatcaattcacAACAAAATCATGTCACTGACAATTACAGGCATATAGTGCATGCATATACGTGTACATTTACATGTCCTGTATGTTAAGTTCGCTTGTTTGTTTATAGTGTAGGCTGCAATGTGCATTTATCTCTAGTATCCTCAGAGCTATTCACtacatttgaatttcaaatgttgGTTTACAGTGTATCTTCTCCCTATATTCATTGAGCTTTGGAGAAGTGATAAGTGTTTCCCTGTATTGGCCAGCCAATATACCCTCTCCATCTCACaagttttatacatgtaccagcatccgggggggggggggggggggccacttccattcacgagtggataccatgcgcgaccatggggtctcgaaaagcaccctaaacacgtaatttccatttttctgaaaatgcaccccttaacaagtattggcgtgtgaaaccctacccttaacaagtattggaaacaaaacgatactcttggcaaatattccctgaaatgaacccctaaacaagtacaggaatgttttattgttacaggtccttcggtcgtcggctttactatttggtttagtacgaccccaccttctaaaCCTCGCtcaaattggactctaaacacaatgttttggggcaaacaggacatcctttataaaacattttaattttgttttatcatccctgcatattcgaccctaaacacgtaattttcctagcgaaatagatacccttttttcattatttttgtgtttttgacacccttatcacgttacgtacgtaacgtgccctatcgtgaaaaagacatcctttttacgtgttttttttgtcgcgcatggtatccactcgccaatgtaagtgcccccccgggacCAGCATTGCttgtgatacatgtaggtgtattGAATTCTGTCAGCTTCAAAATAATGGAATGATCTTTCACTTACAAGTAGATATTCTTCATCACTAATTGTATTCAAGAAGGCATTTAAAACCCGTTTTTTATGCTTTAAAGTTTTAAGATTACATAATTCCACACAATTTAATTCTTTGTGAGCAGTTTGGGTCTTATGGAAAATGACAGAATAAGTATGTTGATTTAAAAGATGTCAGAAGAGTGGAAGAAGAGAAAAGTTTGCTAgaataaatcatgaataaattattaaaatgaCCTCCCGATCACATGATCAATTTGTTTATCTAGCGCCACAAGGTCCGTCGTCATTATGACGAAGGCGAGCATCAAGATGATGAGATTGAAGGGAGGAGGACGTTTACTCTGGACGATAAGCTCACAACAGATCGTTACAACTTCCCAATGGTCAAGACTATGAGTAGCCAAGGTAAgtttaaaactaaattttctTGAGACACAGATTGTGTATTTGAtagtattaaaggggaagttcaccctgacaaaaagttaattgtaaaaaataacagaaaacaaatgtttaaaaatacagccaaagttttgagaaaaatccatgaaataataaaaaaagttacacATGTAACTTTAACTATTTGCTTTGTGACACATAATGTATGCAAGCAGCTTTCGGTAAAAAATCAGTGCAActgaaatgccattttctcagaaaattgaaaagggtttttactgtaccttcagtaaatcattagacaaatcatttcaaacctgttcttcaaaagaaaacaaaaataagtcatcacaattaaaaaattgaaatatatgccttttgttttatataacatatggggcagctactcatttatgacgtcacaattccAAATCTTGAAATATAGTTTTCTTAATCTTAATCTAGATTGCAAAATATGTATATCattcatgaaattgtatttgtGATGACAAATGCATGTtgcaaaatttatttatatttaatactGGGTACTTAGATGAAATCAAGATTCATATTTATACTATGAACCACAAGctgtaatttttcaattttctgcatACCTGATTATGGCctcaaaagtacatgtagtagataAAAGGTGTTATCTCACTAAGCTGGGCCAGTTACATCTATATTGGAAAGAATTATGCACACAACCTGTTAAATTTACCATGACCACTATTTTCCCTTCTAGAGTGCAGACTCGTCCTTTCCCTATTCCTATTTTTCCAAGTTgctcttttctcattttaattCCTTCTGTTTAAATTCCTCCTCTATATTCCCTGTAACAACTTCCCCCCTCTTCCTCCAACCATTCTCCACTGAGTCCACTCCCCATTCTATTCCTCATCTTCTTATTTAAATCTATTTCAACAACTAGTAGATGTTTTTTAGAGGTGAATCCAGCCTAGGTCATAAATtgttgtgttggaaaggagaaaaattaataaaagagaatggtgaaagtttttcCTCCTCTATATTCCCTGTAACaacttccccctcttcctccaaCCATTCTCCACTCCCCATTCTATTCCTCATCTTCTTATTTAAATCTATTTCAACAACTAGTAGATGTTTTTTAGAGGTGAATCCAGCCTAGGTCATAAATtgttgtgttggaaaggagaaaaattaataaaagagaatggtgaaagtttgaaagaaatcagactACCAAGGCAATCAGAAAGTTATCGCTGCTTTGAAATTGAGATCCCAAGTCTACACTGTATgcagatttcaaattggcaactgtgtcAAATTATGACcagaggcaaggacaactttcccataggccatgtactgtacttaattatcagggatttgtggttttctccttaGTACCAGTGTCCATTCCCCTGGGTCagaaatctaaatataacccaggtagtatattgttttatgtcctcatgaaataagaaatataatttgaagtaaaaacgtttgaaaaaaatatatttggagTACATAGAAGAGTAGTCCTTACaacactatgacatcacatatgtggtcaatttgaagtctccatgggtatagggattacaaatatttacaaattaaaatattcataactttattgttcaaactttcacttaaATCAagttgtctgatttttctttttcccctaaaatcaagtttttatttgggttggattccacTTAATTTCATGGATGAATCATGCAACATCTTTTTTGTGAATTTGTTAATAGATTTCACACTTCAGTGGCTTCAAGAGAATGGCTTTGATACACCTCTTTTGTTTAAAGAATCTACCCATCTTGACATCAGGTTTGTAcaaatttctgaaatttattaaaaaaaaaattattgtaaattttCACAGTGATCAGAAACTTGCTTCAGCCAAAATCACTTTCATCCCAGATCTGTATGAATGATTTCATCAAGACTGGTTGACTGGGTGGGTGTGTTGTCCAAGTAATGAATAAAGTGTATGCTTTAAACAAGACATTGACTACATATAGAATAGCATCCTTTCCAGTGGGCTCTTTATTGAGAGTACATGCATTGCCAGAGGAAACATGGACACTGTCAAAaaagtaaactttttttaagaaTGGCAAAAGCATCAAGCTATTTATTGGTTGAAACTATTGAATTCCAGCATCCATGTTATGAGCAAATTGTTTACGAAACAGCTAGGGTTTAAAACACAGGACTACAGGTCAACAACCTATCaattctaatttttttcaagACGTTTGTATAAGTCAACCGGTTTTCTTAATTTCAGGACACCAGATAGTAACTTCACTGTTAGCGATGTCAAGCAATTTGTTGGTGAGTACCTATCATTGAGAATAAATTACACTAAATGGAAagttgtaaactttttttattgaaatgtgaATTGAAGCTgtatccatgtacatgtatgtcccttTCCCCCATATTATTCATGTTCAGTGTAGTCAGTAGTTTATGCAATGTTACTATGGGCAGGATCATTTGTTAGTTATAtagaaattcaatttgattgatcACATGATGAACAGATGTCTTTTCTTTAGTACAACGGTATTTCAACATTTCTATTTATAAGTTTATTAATTAACTTGAGATTGTTTAATATGGTGTATATAATCTGATATTGTCATCTTATCAGATATGTAACTTTTGCTCATCAGTTGAAGATTAAatattgtgaaattattttgttaattggGTTCTAATTAAggttatcaaataaaaattcaattcaaatcattaCCTGTTAAACgaatcatgtaaaattacaaaaatgtgAGATTGGGGATTTTATAAGATGTttaaaaacaatacaattttgggggtattttacaAGATATTTAAATGTAAACAAGACACGTGATTGATATATTTCAGGGAGCCGTCGTGTTGTTGATGTGATGGATGTGAACACACAGAAAGGCATTGAGATGACCATGGCTCAGTTTGCCAGGTATTATGAAAGCCCTGATCGGAAGGAGCTTTACAATGTCATTAGTCTTGAGTTCAGTCACACAAGATTAGCAGACGCTGTCCAGCAGCCAAAAGTGGTAAGTGATATTGCTATGTGGTTTTCTGCTATGTTTGTCAAAATCAGTTTGTTAGTATTTGTTTACGGTTATACAAAAGGTCTTTGACTCTAACTTGGGGCTCCTGACCCCTCTCCATCTGCCTCTTACATTTCACACAATATCAAATTCAAAGTGCAGAGCTGGCTAGTAACACATGTACAAGGTATTGTAAATCATTTGATTCATACAATTATTTGTTGATGATTAATTAGAggattttttgtgtttttgaacaGGTTCGTCAGATTGATTGGGTGAATAATGTTTGGCCTCGTCATTTAATAGATACCCAGAGAGATAGCACCAATATTCTTgctgaaatgaaatatcccAAGGTCCAAAAGTAAGTTTGAAAGATGATTAAACTTTAGAAGACACTACAGAGGCTTTGATACATACGATATGACCTTAAACCAAATTCAAGGAGTTGTAGTGAGCAGTAATATCCACTTATAAGAGAAAGTCATTGAAAGCAAGGTTAATTGTTAATTAAAAATAGGAAGTTCTTACTGAGTAAACAAGCAAGCCAAACAttagaaaaaaggaaggttaTTGAAAATCAAGTAACACTTTATAAGCACCAACATGAATAAGCACATATATGCATGCTTTTGTAGTGTATTGTAAATTGTCAGAATGACACCATATATAAATTACAGAATGCTTTGCTCAATTGCTAATTAATGAGTTACTCATCATTGTCTAATAAAATTGCATGATGCATAATATACATTTATACTGATAGAtgtttgatgattattttttcataatgattatttctttagaaaaatgtttttcagggttttcttttgtgtgtgtgattaTTACCACTACTGTAAATTATGTATATTAATTGACAGGTATTGTTTGATGAGTGTAAAAGGGTGCTACACAGACTTCCATGTTGACTTTGGTGGTACATCTGTCTGGTATCATATACTCAGAGGATCAAAGGTAAGTTATTTATTACATCTTTGTGGTCCATCattaatcaaaagaaaaagCCATTCAATTTGTAACAGATTTTGACATTCTGGGTTTGGGGTGGGGGTGTATTTACATCAAAGAAGCAGTGATATGTGTTATAGATTTAATGTGTTTAATTTGTTTCGTTTCACCTTGAACCAGTGTCTTTGACTCCCTAAAAATAACCAGATAATAGTCTAATTACCTTGCGACATACCTCAGAGATTACATGTAGGAGCAAAGTCAGGTCTGACAGATCACAAAGTAATGTCTAAGGACTAATAGATCAAATGTTGCTAACTGATTATTGTTTCTCTTAAGTTTTTTCATGCatttccccctcccctcctttaTATCCTTTACttaattattatgttttatttcctctttgttctttctttcttccttcatttcattcttcctttcttcttttctcccttcctccctttttatattttctctttgttccttcttttttaatatatttcatcatttttccaCTCTCCTTCCTTGTTTCCCCTCCCTCCCTGTATTTTGTTCCTTTCTTCGCTCTTCCattctttccctcttttcttcACCCCTTCTTGTCTTTACTAACTCTCTCCAACCCCACCCACTTTATCCATATTTATCCATCATTCTATCCCTGCCTTCCCCACCTCTCCTACCAGGTGTTTTGGTTGATCCCACCGACGGACGAGAACCTGGAGACGTATGAGACCTGGGTGTTGTCAGGGAAGCAAGGAGATATCTTTCTTGGAGACCGGGTGATGGAGTGTGGCAGGATCCGCCTGGAGGCAGGAGACACATTCATGATCCCTACAGGTATTCATGTATACTGTATGAAGTCATTAGTCTATGGTGGTGAAGATtcaatgttattatttatttgatcataaaacataaaaattgtaGAAAACGTACAAATTACAGTTAAATAATTCAATGTaagtagaaaaaaatgacaaaagaagTAGAGAGTAAAAAATGGTTATAAATTCGTCAATGCTCTGAAGTAAACTAAAATAAAATGCCCTGATTCATGTGAGCCCTCACTAAAGAGATCTGCAGGCAATGAATAGATAAACGtgacaactaaaaaaaatgaccacacatttcttctttttttacactCTTTTTTCCAGCTTGAATTGTT is a window of Lytechinus variegatus isolate NC3 chromosome 2, Lvar_3.0, whole genome shotgun sequence DNA encoding:
- the LOC121408868 gene encoding uncharacterized protein LOC121408868, giving the protein MSAKSAYQRWHEWRLRVVSDSNQHENIKQRQREQKRKERAKFKEEASNTQLEAKRAADRQRQRRRRARLRAAKEMEAASGTGPVVDAASINPRVVPQMTNKGREHSHSKSSRPQMKISVTGLISAKKGNRIPDKNTAAPTIGLHTWDNLNGHGNQQFHGRMEAKLKDVKQKSPVARETRFLGDLLVPKNNNLLSLSSPHGPNTQQIPEQDQPLCLKTVPRLAKTVDRDYKRTLISPSDHLKKVNSSPDSWNTDLSGRKRSRKQSVPLKYVALH